In Comamonas koreensis, the genomic stretch CGGTGCGCGAGTTCGTCATCGGCGTGCTGCTGGTGCCCACCGCGTTCAACCTGCTGTGGATGACGGCCTTTGGCAACAGTGCGATCTGGACCGACAGCCATGTGGCCGCAGGCGCGCTGGCGCAGACCGCCACCAATGTGGACGCCTTGCTGTTCCGCTTCTTCGAGTACCTGCCCTGGGTCAAGCCCGTCTCGTGGCTGGCGGTGCTGCTGATTGGCGTGTTCTTCATCACCTCGGCGGACTCGGGCGCGCTGGTGGTCAACTCCATCGCTTCGCGTGGCAACCACGAGTCGCCCGTCTGGCAGCGCCTGTTCTGGTGCGTGCTGCTGGGTCTTACGTCCATCGTGCTGCTGCTCGCCGGCGGCCTGGGCGCCCTGCAGGCGGTGACCCTGGTGACCGCCTTGCCGGTGGCCTTCATCATGCTGGTGCTGTGCGTGGGGCTGTGGCGCGGCATGGTGGCCGACTTGGCCCATTACTCGCCCGACCTGGCGCCCGCCACCAACTTCTGGAGCGGCCAGCACTGGCGCAAGCGCCTCGAGCAGATCGTGCACCAGCCGCACAAGGACGATGTACAGCGCTTCCTCAGCACCACCGTGCTGCCTGCGATGAACGAGGTGGCTGCAGAAATGCAAAAGCGGGGCTTGCAGGCGCATGTGCAAGACAGCCTGGAGGGCGATGCCGACAGCGAAGCACGCCTGGTCGTGCCGGTCGAGCAGCTGCGCGACTTTGTCTACGGCGTGCGCGCCGTGCGCCGCACCATGCCCACGTTCACCGTGCGCGAGAGCGCCGGCAGCAACGCGCGCCGCTACATGTATGAGCCGGTGACTTTCTTCGAAGATGGGCGCTCGGGCTATGACGTGCAGTACTTGCGCAGCGAGGAGCTCATCGCCGACATCCTGCGCCAGTACGAGCGCTATCTGTCCCTCAGCGCAGACAAGCGAACGCAACTCTTGAACCGGGCACCAGGGCATACGGATCCGGTGTAAGTTTTTTGTGGCCACCTTCGGGTGGGTTTTTCTTTTTGTGTCTTGTCTGGTTATGCGCTGGGGGGGGAATGCTCTGGCGGTGCTGACTTTGGCTGGGGCGCTGGCAGTCTTCGTATTGGGGTGGCGATATGGGCGCGTAGGCTTTGTTGCGGGGGCTTGCCATACAGGCGTATTGTCTGCGCCCCCGACGCCGCGCCTACGCGCCCATCTCGCCATGGATGTTGGCGGTTCAGGCGCTGCGCTTGCTGCCTGATTGCTTGTTATGAACTGCGACGCGGTGGGTTCATTCCTCGCCCTGGCGTCTTTGACTTGGTTGGTAGCGTTGGCAGTCTTCGTACTGGGGTGGCGATATGGGCGCGTAGGCTTTGTTGCGGGGGCTTGCCATACAGGCGAATTGTCTGCGCCCCCGACGTCGCGCCTACGCGCCCATCTCGCCATTGGTGGTGGTGGTTCGGACGCTGCGCTCGCTGCATGGGTGGCTGTTTTGAACAGCCAGCGCGTTAGGTTCTTTGGGTGGTTCCTGCAATCGCCGACAATGGCGGCTTCTTTGCCGCCTTTGCTTTTTGCAGCCTCTGTCATGCCTTCTTGTCTGTTCACCAACGCCCATGTTTTTACCGGTCGCAGCGAGAGCGATTTCGCCTCGGCTTTTGTGGTGGAGGATGGCATGGTGCGCTGGGTGGGGCATGTGGGTGATGCGTCGCAGCCGGCGGCCGACCAGCAGGTGGATTTGCAGGGGCGCACAGTGGTGCCGGGCTTTATTGATGTGCATACGCATCCCACCTTTTTGTCGCAGATCGTCGATGCAGTGCCTTGCACGGTGCCGCTGGTTGAAGACATTCCGGGGCTGATTGCGGCGTTGAAGAGCCACCCCAAGGCGGGGCTGGGGCCCAACGACTGGATTGAGGGCTGGGGCTATGACGAGTCCAAGCTGAAGGAAGGGCGCACGCCCACGCGCCATGACCTGGATCTGGTATCGACCACGCAGCCGATCTATGTGGGCCGCTCCGACTGCCATTCGGGCATTTGCAACAGCCGCGCGCTGGCGCTGGCGGGCATTGGCAAGGATACGCCCGACCCCATCGGCGGCCACTTTGGCCGCGATGCCGATGGCTCGCCCAATGGCGTCTTGACCGAGCTGGCGGCCAACAGCGTGGTGCAGCGCGCCAAGGCGGTGCTGGACTACGCGCAGGCGGTGGGGAGCCTCGCGCGCACCTCGCAGCGCTTTAGCGAGCGCGGCATTGTCGCGGTGACCGACATGATGGCCTTCACCCAGCCCTTCCACCACCTCGATGTCTACCGCGATGCCGCCCAGGCCGGCTTCAAGCAGCAGGCAGCGCTGTATTTTTCCTGGGAGCCCTGCAAGGGCGACTTGTTGGCGGGGCTGCAGGCCGCGCAAAAGGAGGGCCGCATCAAGATTGCCGGCATCAAGTTGTTTGCCGATGGCTCCATCTCTGGCAAGACGGCCTGGTGCAGCTGCGCCTACAAGCACACGGGCAGCCTGTTTGGCATGTCCTTGCTCAGCAGCGCGGCGCTGGCGCAGGCCTATGCATGGTCAGTGGCCAATGGCGCGCAAATGGCGGTGCATGCGATGGGCGATGCGGCCCTGCAGCTGGTGATTGACTTCTTTGCCGATAAAAAGCCCTGGCTGCCTGCGGGCGTGCCTTCGGTGCGCTTGGAGCACGCCACCTTGCTCAAGCCCGCGCAGATTGCGCAGATGAATGCGATGCCGATGCAGTGGGGCGTGGCCACGCAGATCATCTTCATGTTTGCCGAGTACGAGGCGTATACCGAGAACCTGGTCGATTCCGAGTTTGACCAGTCCTACGCGCTCAAGACCTTTTATGACGAGATCGACCATGTGGCGCTGTCGTCCGACGCGCCGGCCACCACCTGGGCCGATCCGGACAATGTCTTTGTCTCCATCCAGGCTGCCGTGCAGCGCCGCGCCTACAACGGCGCCCCGATTGTGGACAGCCAGGCGCTGACGGTGCCCCAGGCCCTGCTGCTCTACACCGCACGCGCGGCCAGCCTGTCGCCGTTTGAGGGCCAACTGGGCCAGATCGCCCCCGGCTTTGAGGCCAGCTTTGCGGTGCTGGACCGCGATATCTTCACCGTGCCGGTTGCCGATATTGGCAGCCTGCGCGTGCAAGCCACCTGGATTGCCGGCGAGCAGGTCTACTGCGCCGCATGATGGCTTCGCGACCCATTCACCTGCCGGAGGCGCTGCGATGATCCGCTGGCTGATTGTCATTTTCCTCGCGCTGCTGCTGCTCAACGGCTTTGCCGCGCTGCTGCGCAAACTGGGGCTGGGGCGGCTGCCGGGGGATTTCGAGATTCGGCTGTTTGGCAGAACCCTGTGGCTGCCGATTGCGACGACCGTGGTGCTGAGCCTGCTGGCGGCCGGGATTGCGCGCTGGCTGTAAGCCCAGGGAGCGCCGACCACTGCTGCACCGCAGCATCTGTCATGGTTGTAAGCAAATCTCGGGGGTGGATAGACCCGCCGCCCCTGGAGCGCCTTGTCAGCTAAGGGAAAGCTTGTAAACAAATTGTCACCGTGCTTTCATACACTGGCGCGATGTCAAGCATTGAGTTACGGCAGGTTGCCAAATCCTGGGGCAGCACCACGGCGCTGCATGCGGTCGATCTGCAGATCGCGCCGGGCAGCTTTTGCGTGCTGCTGGGCCCCTCGGGCTGCGGCAAATCGACGACCCTGCGCATCATTGCAGGGCTGGAGACCGCCAGCGCCGGCCAGGTGCTGATTGGGGGGCGCGATGTGACGCAGCTGCCGCCAGCACAGCGCGGCATTGCGATGGTGTTCCAGAACTATGCGCTGTTTCCGCATCTGTCGGTGGCCGAGAACATCAGCTTTGGCCTGGCAGTGCGCAAGGTGCCCAAGGCCGAGGCCGACAAACGTTTGAAGGATGCAGCCGAGCTGCTGGGCCTGTCGCAGCTGCTGGAGCGCAAGCCAGGCCAGCTCTCGGGCGGCCAGCAGCAGCGCGTGGCGCTGGGCCGGGCGCTGGTAGCCCAGGCCCATGTCTGCCTGATGGATGAGCCGCTGTCGAACCTGGACGCGCAGCTGCGCCAGGAGATGCGAGCCGAGCTGCGCGAGCTGCAGCAGCGCCTGGGGCTCACGGTGGTCTATGTCACCCATGACCAGACCGAAGCGATGAGCATGGCCGACCAGGTGGTGCTGCTGCACCAGGGCCGGGTCGAGCAATGTGCGACCCCGCGCGAGATGTATGCGCGTCCGGCCAGCACCTTTGCGGCGCGCTTTATTGGCACACCGGCGATGAACTTGCTGCGGCTCAGCGAAGGCGCCATTGCCGGCAGCCAGGTGCAGCTACCGGTGCCAGCTGGCGCGGCATTGCTGGGTCTGCGACCCGAGGCGGTGCATTGCCTGGGGGCTGAGGGCGTGGATGCGCAAGTCATCGGCACGGAATACCTGGGCGCCGATATGGTGCTGCGCTGCGCGATTGGCAGCGAGCAGATCACCGTGCGCGCACCCGGCCAGCAGGCAGTGGCCGTGGGCCAGGCGCTGCGCCTGGCCTGGCGCGCGGAAGACATGCATTTCTTCGATGCCGATGGTCGGCGCATGGCCTGAAGCAAGCCCTTTTTCTTTGACTGAACTGTTTGTGCAGCGCCTGCAGGCAGGCGCATAACCCGAGGAGTGATTCCGTGCAACGCAATATCTTTTTGAAGACCCTGGCCGTATCGGCCGTCGCCATGCTGGGCCTGGGTGCGGGCCTCGCGCATGCCGCCGATCCGCTGGAAGTGCCGTTCTACTACCCTGTGGCTGTGGGCGGCCCGATCACCAAGGTGATCGACGGCTATGCGAATGACTTCAACAAGGCGCATCCGCAGTACAAGATCACGCCGATCTATGCGGGCACCTACCAGGAGACCATCGTCAAGGCGCTCACCGCCAACAAGGCGGGCAAGGCGCCGGCCACTTCGGTGCTGCTGTCGACCGACATGTTCACGCTGATCGACGAAGACGCGATCGTGCCGATCGACGACTTTGCCAAGACCGATGCCGACAAGGCCTGGCTCAAGGGCTTCTACCCCGCCTTCATGGCCAACAGCCAGACGGGTGGCAAGACCTGGGGCGTGCCTTTCCAGCGCTCCACCGTGGTGATGTATTACAACAAGGACGCCTTCAAGGAAGCCGGCCTGGACCCGAACAAGGCGCCCGCCACCTGGAAGGAGCTGAGCGAGGCGGCCAAGAAGCTCACCAAGAAAGACGCCAGCGGCAATGTGACCCAGTACGGCATTCAGATCCCGTCGACCGGCTTTGCCTACTGGATGCTGCAGACCCTGACCACCCCCAACGATGTGCTGCTGGCCAACGAGGCAGGCACCAAGGTGAATTTCGACAACCCCAAGGTGATTGAGGCGCTGGACTTCTGGGTCAACCTGGCCAAGGAAGGCCTGCACCCCAAGGGCGTGGTCGAGTGGGGCACGACGCCCAAGGACTTCATGGAAAAGAAGGCCGCGATCATCGTCACCACCACCGGCAACCTGACCAATATCAAGGCCAACGCCAAGTTTGATTTCGGGGTCGGCCAGATTGCCGGCCATGTGCGCAAGGGGGGCTCGCCCACCGGTGGCGGCAATTTCTACATCTTCAAGAAGGCACCCAAAGAGCAGCAGCAGGCCGCCTTCGAATTTGCCAAGTGGGTGACCCAGCCCGAGCGCGCTGCGCAGTGGAGCATGGACAGCGGCTATGTGGCCGTATCGCCTGCCGCCTATGACACGCCGATCCTGAAGCAGTACGGCCAGGATTTCCCGCAGGCGCTGGTGGCCCGCGACCAGCTGCCCGTCTCGGTGGCCGAGTTCTCCACGCATGACAACCAGCGCGTGACCAAGGTGCTGAACGATGCCGTGCAGGCCGCGCTGAACGGCACCAAGACCTCGGCGCAGGCGATGAAGGATGCGCAGAAGGAAGCGGACCGCATCCTGCGCAGCTACCAGTAAAGCCGTACCCGGCGTGGCCTGCTTGCAGACCATGCCGGGCCAGGGCTGGGGCAAGGCCCCAGCCCGGTTGAGAGAACCCAACGCATGAGCGCCTCTTCCTCGTCCATTGCCGGCAGCGGCCAGCGCAGCATCCACGCCTGGTTGCTGCTGCTGCCTGCGCTGGTGCTGCTGGTGGCATTCACCCATTGGCCGGCCGTAGCCACCTTCATCGACAGTTTTTATTCCACCCCCAAGGGCGCGCGTGCGGCGGTGTGGGTGGGTGTCGAGAATTACCAGGCGATGGCCGATGACCCGGTGTTCTGGCAGGCGGTGCGCAACAATCTGTGGTTTGCGGCGGCCACGATTCCCGCGTCCATCGGCCTGGCGCTCTTGATGGCGGTCTGGGTGAATGAGCGCATCGCAGGCCGCACCTTTGTGCGCATGGCGTATTTCACGCCCACGGTGCTGCCGATGATTGCGGTGGCCAATATCTGGTTGTTCTTCTACACGCCGCAGTACGGCCTGCTGGAGCAGGTCACCGGCGCGCTGGGCCTGCCCTCGCACAACTGGCTGGGCAGCCCCTCGACCGCGCTGGCGGCCATCACCTTGGTGGCAGTGTGGAAGGAGGCGGGCTTTTTCATGATCTTCTACCTGGCTGCGCTGCAAACGCTCAACCCCAGCCTGAAGGAGGCCGCCGCCATTGAGGGCGCATCGCGCTGGTACTTTTTCCGCCGGGTGCAGTGGCCGCTGCTGATGCCGACCACGGTGTTTGTGCTGGTCAATGCGGTGATCAATGCCTTCCGCCTGGTCGACCATGTGTTTATCCTGACCCGGGGCGGGCCGGACAATGCCACCACCTTGCTGCTCTACCATCTGTATGAGGTGGGCTTCAAGTTCTGGGATACGGCCTATGCAGCGGCCATCACCGTGGTGCTGGTGGTGGTGCTCTCCAGTGTGGCGCTGTTCCAGTTCTTTGTGCTGGACAAGAAGGTGCACTACCAATGAGCCGCAGCCAAGCCCCTGCCGTCATCTACCGCCACACCTGGCTGGACACCGTTGCCGCCTGGCTGCTGGCGCTGCTGTGGATTCTGCCGCTGGCCTATGCGTTCTGGACGGCCTTCCACCCCAGCGACTACGCTATCCGCTTTGACCTGGCTGCGCCCTGGACCTTGCAGAACTTCCGCAAGGCCTGGGACGCGGCGCCTTTTGCGCGCTACTTTTTGAACACCAGCCTGCTGGTGGCCATGATTTTGGCGGCGCAGCTGGTGCTGTCCACCCTGGCGGCCTTTGCCTTTGCGCGCTACCAGTTCCGGGGCAAGAACATCGCCTTCGCGCTGGTGCTGGTGCAGCTGATGATCATGCCCGACATCCTGCTGGTGGAGAACTACCAGACCATGGCCCGGCTGGGCCTGGTCGATACCTTGTTTGCGATTGGCCTGCCGTACTTTGCCTCGGCCTTTGCGATCTTTTTGCTGCGCCAGACCTTCATGGGCATCCCCAAGGAGCTGGACGACGCCGCGCGTGTCGAAGGGGCCAGCACCTTGCAGATTCTCTGGCGTGTCTATGTGCCGCTGGCCCGGCCCGTCTACACCGCCTTTGCGCTGGTCTCCGTGAGCTTTCACTGGAACAACTTTCTCTGGCCGCTGATCATCACCAACAGCGTGGAATCGCGCCCGCTCACCGTCGGGCTGCAGGTGTTCTCCAGCGTGGAGCAGGGCGTGGACTGGTCCACCATCACTGCCGCCACCTTGATGACCTCGGCGCCGCTTCTCGTCGGCTTTATCCTGTTCCAGCGCCAGTTTGTGCAGAGCTTTATGCGGGCAGGGATCAAATAGCGGAAGGCATCAGCACGCCACCACAGCGCCGCGAGAATGTGGCGCTGAAGTTCTTTGCGGCTGTCCCTTCACTGGCCGATGCGGGCGCTGTGACAGAAAGCCTGGGCGGTGCGCTGCTGCCCAGTAACGGGTCACCCTGTCCCCGCGGCCTGCTGAGCCGCAGTTTCCGCTCAGGCCGGTTGCTGCTGCGTGGTGCAGTGGATGCCGCCGCCGCCCGCCGCGATGGCGTCGATATTGAGCTGCACAATCTCACGCCCCGGGAACTGCTCGCGCAAGAGGGCGCGGCTGTTGCGGTCAGCGCGGGTATCGCCAAACTCCGCGCTGATCACCGCGCCGTTGCAGACGTAGAAGTTGATATAGCCTGCCGCAAAATCCTTGCTCTCATACTGCGGCCGGACTTCGTCAGGCCCCGGCATGCGCAGCACCTGCAAGGGGCGGCCACGCGCGTCCGCCGCCTTGCGCAAGATGGCCAGGTGGCGCTGGGTGACCGCATATTCTGGCGAGGACCGGTCGTTGTCAACACCGGCAACCACGACCCCGGGCGCGCAGAAGCGGGCATAAAAGTCGGTGTGGCCATCGGTGATGTCGTGGCCGGCAATGCCGGGCAGCCAGATCACCTTGTCTATCCCCAGCACCCGGTGTAATTCCTGCTCGCACTGCGCCTTGCTGACGCCGGGATTGCGGTTGGCGTTGAGCACGCAGCTCTCGGTGATGATGGCGGTGCCCTGGCCATCCACTTCAATGCCGCCGCCTTCCAGGACCAGGCTGCTTTTCAGCAAGGGCACCCCTGCCGTACCGGCCACAAAGGCCGCGACCTGGGCGTCATGGCGGTGGGATTGCTTGCGGCCCCAGCCATTGAAGTTGAAATCCACCCCGGCGAGACCGCCGCCTGCCGTCTTCACAAATACCGGGCCGGTGTCCCGCATCCACAGGTCATCGATGTCTTGCACCAGCAGCTTGACCTTGCTGCCGCACAGGCGCGCGGCCAGGTCGTAGTCCTGGGCGTTGACCAGCATCTGCACCGGCTCCATCTGGGCAATGGTCTGGGCAATCAGTGCCAGGTTGGCCTGTGCGCCCGCCTTCAGCCGCCGGCCCCAGATTGCGTCACTGGCACCAAAGGCCATCCAGGTCGCAGCATGGCGCTCGCCTTCATCGGGCATGCGCCCTTGGCGGTCTGCCGCGGGCGCCGACTGCGCTGGCATGCCTGCCGTTGTGCCAGCGGCCAAGGTGGCGCCGGCCGAGAGAAATTGTCGTCGTTGCATGGTGGTGGCTCCCATGGGGTCGTTCGCGCCATCGCGCATCACATCTTGACCTGTCTTCATCACTTTTCCAATGGCTCCTGTTCGGAGCCGTTGCGTTGCCGAATATTCGGACGAGGTCGCATTGTGGATGGCGGTAGGTATGAGATCAAATGATAAGATTTGTGCTAATTCATTAATATCTCTCATATGTCAGAGCCGCGTATCCCTTCGTTGAAGCTGTTGATGGGGTTTGAGGCCGCCGCCCGGCATGGCAGCTTTTCACGCGCAGCCGATGAGCTGCATGTGACCCAGTCTGCGATCAGCCACCAGGTGCAGCAGCTCGAAGCGCAGCTGATGCAGCCGCTGTTTCGGCGTGCGGGGCGCGGTGTGGAGTTGACCATCGCAGGCGAGGTGCTGCTGCGCAGCGTTCAGCGCTCGCTCACCGTGCTGCGCAGCGGCATGGAGCGCATTGGCACCTACCTCGATCCGGGCCTGGTGTCCTTGGTCTGCCCCGCGCCGCTGTTGCGCGGCTGGCTGCAGCCCCGGCTGCCCGCGTTGCATGCGCTGCTGCCCGGGCTGAGCCTGGTGCTGTCGGCCGACGAGAGCGCCCGCTTTGTCGATGAGATCGATGTGGACATTGCCATCAGCCGCAGGCCGCTGTTGCAGCCAGGCTTGGATGAGCGGCCTCTGCTGCAGGACGAATGGCTGCTGGTGGCCGATGCGGGTATCGCCCAGAAGCTGGGCCGCATCCCGCAGGAGCAGCAACACCTGCATGCCGATCTGGTGTGCCTGGAAGAAAGCCTTACTTCCGAAGCCACGGCGCCGCTTTTCCTGGGGCCGCTGGCGCAGTTCCGCAAGCGCGCCATGTATGACGATGCGCGGCTGGTGCTCGATGCCGTGCTAGCCGCGCAGGGCATCGCTTGCTTGCCCAGCCTGTTGGTGGAAGGGAGCGTGGCAAGCGGGCGGCTGCAGCTGCTGCCAGGCTACCCGCGCTTGCCGGGCACCACCTGGTGGCTGTCGGGCGTGTCTGGGCCCGCCCGTTCGGACATGGTTGCGCAGGTCTTCCAGTGGCTGGGCGCGCAAGGCCAACCACGGTGACCGTGTGCCCGGTGCTGCGCCAATGGTGCGAGGCATTTACCCTGCGATGCGCAGGGTCTGAAAATTATGTATGATGAGCATCATGCGAAATGAAACTTCCAACACCCGGGCTGCCGCCAAGCAAGCGACGCATGAGCGCATTGTGTCCGTTGCTGCCCGCGCCATCCGCCGCAGCGGCTATGGCGGCACGGGGGTGGCCGACATCATGAAAGAGGCGGGCCTGACGCATGGGGCCTTCTACGCGCATTTCGCCTCGCGCGAGGCAATGCTGGCAGAAGCTGCGCAGCTGGCGTGTGCAGAGTCTGCTGCCGCGGTGGCCGAGGTTGCGACCCAGGCAACCCCTGACCAGGCCTGGGATGCCGTGCTGCGCGCTTACCTCTCGAAAGCCCATGTGCAGCATGCCGAGCAAGGCTGCCCGCTGGTGGCCTTGGGGTCCGAGACCGCACGCCAGGCGCCGGAAGTGCGCCGCGTGACCACCCAGCACATCAAGGGCATGGTGGATCTCATCGCCCGCCAATCGCCCGATTGGGGGCAGGCGCAAGCGCATGAGCGCGCTATGGTGGCCTTGTCCACGATGGTGGGCAGCCTGCTGCTGGCCCGCGCGGTGGACGACGCGGCGCTGTCGGACAGCTTGCGCGAAGCGGCGCTTCAGCATCTGCTGCCCGCCGATCGGGCGGCAGACCTCGCACCCGGCAGCAGCGCCTAGCAGCGCGCTGCTTTTTTTTGATTTTTAATATGATGAATATCATGCGAGATAAGACCATGCAAGCGTTTGTGCTGGATCGCTATGGCAAAAAGAGCCGGTTGCGGTTGGCGCATGTCGACAAGCCGCAGCCGCGCGAGGATGAGGTGCTGGTGGAGGTGCATGCCGCTGGCGTCAACCCGCTGGACGCCAAGATCCGAAGCGGTGAGTTCAAGCGCATCCTGCCTTATCCCCTGCCACTCATCCTGGGCCACGACATCGCTGGGGAGGTGGTCGAGGTGGGATCCCGGGTGCAGAAGTTCAAGCGCGGCGATGCGGTCTATGCGCGGCTCGATGATTTGCACATCGGCGGTTTTGCGCAGTGGGTTGCCGTCAAAGAGGCATCGTTGGCCCATAAGCCCCAAGGCATCACGATGGAGGAAGCGGCTTCCATCCCCTTGGTGGGTTTGACGGCATGGCAGGCCTTGGTTGACAAAGCGGCGTTGCGTCCTGGGCAGAAGGTGTTCATCCAGGCAGGCGCAGGCGGGGTGGGCAGCTTCGCCATCCAGCTGGCCAAGCACCTGGGCGCCACAGTGGCAACCACCGCCAGCGCCGCCAATGCAGCGTTCGTCAAAGGCCTGGGTGCGGATACCGTCATCGACTACAGAGCCCAGAAGTTCGAAGACGTCCTGCACGGCTACGACGTGGTGCTGCACAGCCAGCCCCGGCAGGCGCTCGGTGCATCGCTGCGCGTGCTGCGCAGCGGTGGACAGCTCATCTCCCTCTCAGGCCCCCCCGATCCCGACTTTGGCAAGGCGATCGCTGCACCCCGTCTTTTGACGTGGGTGATGCGGTGGCTGAGCGCAGGCATCCGCGCAAAAGCCAAGGAGCGGGGTGTGGGCTATTCGTTCCTCTTCATGCAAGCCAGTGGCGAGCAGTTGCGCGAGATCGCCGCGCTGATCGAGTCGGGCGCGGTCCGTCCGGTGGTGGATCGCGTTTTTCCCTTCGAATGCACCCCTGAAGCGCTGGCCTATGTCGAGGCCGGTCATGCCAAAGGCAAAGTCGTCATTAAGCGCCCGTGAGCGCTCTTTCAACCTCGGTAAACGTGGAGATTCCCATGAAAATTGCTAACGCTGTCGTTCTTGTCTCAGGTGCCAACCGTGGCATCGGCCAGGCCTTTGTGCGCGAGTTGCTCGCCCGCGGTGCCCGCAAGGTCTACGCCGGTTCACGCGATCCCGCCAATATCAGCCCCCAAGCGGGGGTGCATCCGCTGCGGCTGGATGTCAATAACCCCGAGGATGTGGCGGCGGCCGTGGCGCAGGCGCCCGATGTGACCCTGGTGATCAACAACGCCGGCATCGCCCAGCCGGGAGGCTTTCTCGCCGAAGACAGCGAAGCGGTGGCTCGCCGCATCTTCGAGACCAATTTCTTCGCGGTGCTGCGCATGAGCAAGGCCTTTGCGCCGGTGCTGGCGGCCAATGGCGGTGGTGGCTTGCTCAATGTCTTGTCGATTGCC encodes the following:
- a CDS encoding amidohydrolase, with translation MPSCLFTNAHVFTGRSESDFASAFVVEDGMVRWVGHVGDASQPAADQQVDLQGRTVVPGFIDVHTHPTFLSQIVDAVPCTVPLVEDIPGLIAALKSHPKAGLGPNDWIEGWGYDESKLKEGRTPTRHDLDLVSTTQPIYVGRSDCHSGICNSRALALAGIGKDTPDPIGGHFGRDADGSPNGVLTELAANSVVQRAKAVLDYAQAVGSLARTSQRFSERGIVAVTDMMAFTQPFHHLDVYRDAAQAGFKQQAALYFSWEPCKGDLLAGLQAAQKEGRIKIAGIKLFADGSISGKTAWCSCAYKHTGSLFGMSLLSSAALAQAYAWSVANGAQMAVHAMGDAALQLVIDFFADKKPWLPAGVPSVRLEHATLLKPAQIAQMNAMPMQWGVATQIIFMFAEYEAYTENLVDSEFDQSYALKTFYDEIDHVALSSDAPATTWADPDNVFVSIQAAVQRRAYNGAPIVDSQALTVPQALLLYTARAASLSPFEGQLGQIAPGFEASFAVLDRDIFTVPVADIGSLRVQATWIAGEQVYCAA
- a CDS encoding agmatine deiminase family protein; protein product: MQRRQFLSAGATLAAGTTAGMPAQSAPAADRQGRMPDEGERHAATWMAFGASDAIWGRRLKAGAQANLALIAQTIAQMEPVQMLVNAQDYDLAARLCGSKVKLLVQDIDDLWMRDTGPVFVKTAGGGLAGVDFNFNGWGRKQSHRHDAQVAAFVAGTAGVPLLKSSLVLEGGGIEVDGQGTAIITESCVLNANRNPGVSKAQCEQELHRVLGIDKVIWLPGIAGHDITDGHTDFYARFCAPGVVVAGVDNDRSSPEYAVTQRHLAILRKAADARGRPLQVLRMPGPDEVRPQYESKDFAAGYINFYVCNGAVISAEFGDTRADRNSRALLREQFPGREIVQLNIDAIAAGGGGIHCTTQQQPA
- a CDS encoding carbohydrate ABC transporter permease — protein: MSRSQAPAVIYRHTWLDTVAAWLLALLWILPLAYAFWTAFHPSDYAIRFDLAAPWTLQNFRKAWDAAPFARYFLNTSLLVAMILAAQLVLSTLAAFAFARYQFRGKNIAFALVLVQLMIMPDILLVENYQTMARLGLVDTLFAIGLPYFASAFAIFLLRQTFMGIPKELDDAARVEGASTLQILWRVYVPLARPVYTAFALVSVSFHWNNFLWPLIITNSVESRPLTVGLQVFSSVEQGVDWSTITAATLMTSAPLLVGFILFQRQFVQSFMRAGIK
- a CDS encoding DUF2905 family protein; its protein translation is MIRWLIVIFLALLLLNGFAALLRKLGLGRLPGDFEIRLFGRTLWLPIATTVVLSLLAAGIARWL
- a CDS encoding ABC transporter ATP-binding protein; its protein translation is MSSIELRQVAKSWGSTTALHAVDLQIAPGSFCVLLGPSGCGKSTTLRIIAGLETASAGQVLIGGRDVTQLPPAQRGIAMVFQNYALFPHLSVAENISFGLAVRKVPKAEADKRLKDAAELLGLSQLLERKPGQLSGGQQQRVALGRALVAQAHVCLMDEPLSNLDAQLRQEMRAELRELQQRLGLTVVYVTHDQTEAMSMADQVVLLHQGRVEQCATPREMYARPASTFAARFIGTPAMNLLRLSEGAIAGSQVQLPVPAGAALLGLRPEAVHCLGAEGVDAQVIGTEYLGADMVLRCAIGSEQITVRAPGQQAVAVGQALRLAWRAEDMHFFDADGRRMA
- a CDS encoding TetR/AcrR family transcriptional regulator yields the protein MMSIMRNETSNTRAAAKQATHERIVSVAARAIRRSGYGGTGVADIMKEAGLTHGAFYAHFASREAMLAEAAQLACAESAAAVAEVATQATPDQAWDAVLRAYLSKAHVQHAEQGCPLVALGSETARQAPEVRRVTTQHIKGMVDLIARQSPDWGQAQAHERAMVALSTMVGSLLLARAVDDAALSDSLREAALQHLLPADRAADLAPGSSA
- a CDS encoding LysR family transcriptional regulator encodes the protein MSEPRIPSLKLLMGFEAAARHGSFSRAADELHVTQSAISHQVQQLEAQLMQPLFRRAGRGVELTIAGEVLLRSVQRSLTVLRSGMERIGTYLDPGLVSLVCPAPLLRGWLQPRLPALHALLPGLSLVLSADESARFVDEIDVDIAISRRPLLQPGLDERPLLQDEWLLVADAGIAQKLGRIPQEQQHLHADLVCLEESLTSEATAPLFLGPLAQFRKRAMYDDARLVLDAVLAAQGIACLPSLLVEGSVASGRLQLLPGYPRLPGTTWWLSGVSGPARSDMVAQVFQWLGAQGQPR
- a CDS encoding ABC transporter substrate-binding protein, with translation MQRNIFLKTLAVSAVAMLGLGAGLAHAADPLEVPFYYPVAVGGPITKVIDGYANDFNKAHPQYKITPIYAGTYQETIVKALTANKAGKAPATSVLLSTDMFTLIDEDAIVPIDDFAKTDADKAWLKGFYPAFMANSQTGGKTWGVPFQRSTVVMYYNKDAFKEAGLDPNKAPATWKELSEAAKKLTKKDASGNVTQYGIQIPSTGFAYWMLQTLTTPNDVLLANEAGTKVNFDNPKVIEALDFWVNLAKEGLHPKGVVEWGTTPKDFMEKKAAIIVTTTGNLTNIKANAKFDFGVGQIAGHVRKGGSPTGGGNFYIFKKAPKEQQQAAFEFAKWVTQPERAAQWSMDSGYVAVSPAAYDTPILKQYGQDFPQALVARDQLPVSVAEFSTHDNQRVTKVLNDAVQAALNGTKTSAQAMKDAQKEADRILRSYQ
- a CDS encoding carbohydrate ABC transporter permease, whose protein sequence is MSASSSSIAGSGQRSIHAWLLLLPALVLLVAFTHWPAVATFIDSFYSTPKGARAAVWVGVENYQAMADDPVFWQAVRNNLWFAAATIPASIGLALLMAVWVNERIAGRTFVRMAYFTPTVLPMIAVANIWLFFYTPQYGLLEQVTGALGLPSHNWLGSPSTALAAITLVAVWKEAGFFMIFYLAALQTLNPSLKEAAAIEGASRWYFFRRVQWPLLMPTTVFVLVNAVINAFRLVDHVFILTRGGPDNATTLLLYHLYEVGFKFWDTAYAAAITVVLVVVLSSVALFQFFVLDKKVHYQ